A DNA window from Arachis duranensis cultivar V14167 chromosome 3, aradu.V14167.gnm2.J7QH, whole genome shotgun sequence contains the following coding sequences:
- the LOC107477039 gene encoding replication protein A 70 kDa DNA-binding subunit B-like, translated as MAENFDYLADVNAKTLHWSFKVFVVRAWDVPSRFNDKEVMSMELVLQDSKGHRLQTSIPKPLVKKWKDVIVEFQMYTMKNFVVLDNTTYPKVTPDKYILVFSHRTRVHHVEHPSFPLDAFRLKSFKELLNADKLDDSELIDIIGEVVGKEDPRDLVTSKGVETKRLAIILQDLDNNKISCALFGKMVDELLPHLHDGRVEPLIVVLQYFKPNRWNGKTSVQSHFYVSKLHINDGLKEVVGFRNRLLSGVAASSSRISQVSSQGGWSGADEINQGAVLVKTIEQALNVKEECPIWICASIVSLNVGKDDWFYKSCRKCPKKVDTPIGNRYECTKCGHTHGCASLRFKVQVMVHDGTGSITLLLWDKETTQLCGKKAEQVMEDDVIGDDAYPPTFDNMMDRKVLFKINVKSANIKGFDQIYTVMKICDDEDIIEKNMPKEIAESTSTFFTEIGGSNSLDM; from the exons ATGGCTGAGAACTTTGATTACCTTGCTGATGTGAATGCAAAAACTCTTCATTGGAGTTTCAAGGTCTTTGTTGTTAGGGCATGGGATGTTCCAAGTAGATTTAATGACAAAGAGGTTATGAGCATGGAGCTGGTGCTTCAGGACAGTAAG GGTCATAGGTTGCAAACTTCGATACCAAAACCATTGGTTAAGAAGTGGAAGGATGTCATAGTGGAGTTTCAGATGTACACGATGAAAAATTTCGTTGTTTTGGATAACACTACATACCCCAAGGTAACTCCGgataaatatatattagttttCTCACACCGGACCAGGGTTCATCACGTTGAACATCCAAGCTTTCCACTTGATGCCTTTCGCTTGAAGTCATTTAAGGAATTGCTTAATGCTGATAAGTTGGACGACTCTGAACTTATTG ATATAATTGGTGAGGTTGTAGGCAAAGAGGATCCCAGAGATTTGGTAACCAGCAAAGGGGTGGAGACTAAACGGTTGGCCATAATCCTACAAGATTTAGA CAACAATAAGATTAGCTGTGCTCTGTTTGGTAAAATGGTAGACGAGCTTTTACCTCATCTTCACGATGGAAGGGTTGAACCTCTCATTGTAGTGCTCCAATATTTTAAACCTAATAGATGGAATG GTAAAACATCTGTCCAGAGTCATTTCTATGTTTCCAAGCTGCACATCAATGATGGTTTAAAAGAAGTTGTTGGATTCCGAAATAG ATTGCTTAGCGGAGTGGCTGCAAGTTCCTCTAGGATTAGCCAAGTTTCATCTCAGGGGGGATGGTCTGGAGCTGATGAGATAAACCAAGGTGCTGTTTTGGTGAAGACTATTGAGCAAGCACTTAATGTTAAAGAG GAATGTCCGATATGGATATGTGCAAGCATTGTATCTTTAAATGTTGGCAAGGATGATTGGTTTTACAAATCATGCAGAAAATGTCCAAAAAAAGTTGATACTCCTATTGGAAATAGATATGAATGTACCAAGTGTGGACACACTCATGGTTGTGCTTCTTTGAG GTTCAAGGTACAGGTCATGGTCCACGATGGAACTGGGAGTATCACCCTCTTGCTTTGGGATAAGGAAACAACTCAACTTTGTGGAAAGAAAGCTGAACAAGTAATGGAGGATGAT GTTATAGGTGACGATGCTTATCCACCCACCTTTGATAACATGATGGATAGAAAAGTTCTATTTAAGATTAATGTGAAGTCTGCTAATATCAAGGGTTTTGATCAAATATATACTGTTATGAAAATTTGTGATGATGAAGATATCATTGAGAAGAATATGCCCAAAGAAATTGCTGAGAGTACATCTACATTTTTTACT gaAATTGGGGGCAGCAACTCCTTGGACATGTAA